From one Thalassobaculum sp. OXR-137 genomic stretch:
- a CDS encoding helix-turn-helix domain-containing protein: MHNANPTDRTRAAKPQRQTYTLDEFGAMLGVGRNQVYAAAREGQIPTIRIGKRILVPKVAGDRMLSGEAA, translated from the coding sequence ATGCACAACGCTAATCCCACCGACAGAACGCGCGCTGCCAAACCGCAACGTCAGACGTACACGCTGGACGAGTTCGGGGCGATGCTGGGAGTGGGTCGAAATCAGGTCTATGCCGCCGCGCGGGAAGGCCAAATTCCCACCATCAGGATTGGCAAGCGCATACTGGTTCCTAAGGTCGCCGGCGATCGCATGCTGAGCGGGGAGGCGGCCTGA